CGCTCTTTAGGCATTGGAAGGAATTTCAAAATGGTTTGAAAAAGATATATCATTGATACAGACATTCTTTTTATACATGGTTCCTGGAAAGCAGTGTTAAGGCAAAGGACATACACACGTAAGTTTTCGTAAGCGTCAACTTCAGTACAGCAAAATAGCTATCATTTTATTCTTGTGTCTTAAACTTTATCATAACTTACTGTTCACTTAGAATGAAGTTTGACTGACAGTTAGTGTGATTGTGTTTCACAGGATGAAGTGTATCACATGCAATgacataaaaaaattaaaaccgatatacatacatataatcaTATGTATATTTTCCACACCACATAGAATCCTTTTTCAATATTCTTCCACTTTGCCACATGATAGATGTCAAAACAACCAATTTGAAGGTGAACCCATTTCTATAGGAACGAATAAGAGATCATATGCATTTTTCCCCCGAGAACTGTAGCTAATAAAAGTATGAAAGTCAATAATATGCAAATTCTTTCTCTCTTACCACAGGTATGTTCTCAAGAAGAGGTATATTTCAATTGAAagtttaataaaaagaaaactacaGTAGAATAGGAAAGAGCCCGACTCACTCTCGCTACTGGGGAGTACAGGTTGCTGAAAGCCCAACCTCCAAACATAGACCTTGTGATGTGAGCCAGATGCCAGGTATAGGTTGTCCGGTGAGAAAGACACTGAGGTTACATACCTAACAGACgatgaaatgtaagaaaaagttACAAGAGAAGAtcctgtatatgccatataaaACCGTGCATTTCACAGGgtttaaattttcatgaatacgCAAGTCAGGTCCCAGTCCCTAATTTAAGAACATGCgtaaatattgactctgatcccaacatcAATGCTACATGCATGcaatacatatgtgacccgctacaacaaaatgatcctaaagtcgggcgaggtcgattatttgaaaattgcatgacacaaatccctaatctttctgctttaaattgatatataacacatcgtataaaaataatcggctgtggagatatcaatgtttaaaagagagcatgtcgatacgtctgggaaatcactgtttcgagaaaagcgccctaaaagttctccttgcgacgcaatcacgatcaaagcacacgcaagtcagttttcacctccgaacaatagaaggtaagccctagcaacccccgaaatgctcattcaaacacagcgtcggcggtctcctcaccgaccaatcagtgaccaggatggcaggagaagcggctgggcatagcgcaccccgccagcacgcaccagtcgactgggcagtgtgcgagcttcacgcttcggttagcggcaagcagcaaactgaccaatgagatcactctggtcgttgttaggggcggagccgaTGTGTGGCGCTCactccaaatgttcgaaccagtttttgcttcgttgaaacgccaaaaaaacatggcccagaaaaacgctattttttggtctttcctttcatcattttgcttcaaaatttcgacagatgatagaagacatgtcagactctaataatatgtcgaattcagaaaattgtaagttttgaccaattttgatgctctgacttcaaactctaTTTtgacggcttcgaccgtgcgcgactttaggaccattttgttgtagcgggtcacatatactgGTAAGCAGTACACAGTACAAGAACAAGATGTATGATAATACTGTACTCAacaatcacgaatttaaccactcacaaaagtGTCGTGAAATCCTGATTTGTGAAatattagactcgctaaatatactGCATATACGTGTACATTAAGTCATCACATCTCTTTAATCCTTGCATCACTCTTGATTTCAACTATAGAGGGCCAAAAGGAATTAGAGTAGGCCATTCACATTAAATTTTCTTGATCCAGgacatcaatttttatttctgaCATATCTGACAATCCAGTAGGACTTTATTTTGCGTGAATCTGACAGAAGTTCTTAGTGTTTGATTGTTGGTTCACAAAACTTTAGTGTGCCCTTTCATGAATTAGCTGGCTAgttcaacaacaaaatcaataaTGCAACAGATATAGTTATTTAGGtctgttatttatatatatatatatatatatatatatatatatatatatatatatatatcgtcgctggggtgacaagacctcgtatctcaaaaatgtcaattttttttttttagcttaatggtcaaataatagGTCaggtgatgtcttggccaaatcctaactgtcttactccaaaaatgaagccaccatgacatgtcaaagagaaggctttcccattcactatagtgctttggccgccatgttttttcgctctcctgaacatttgacaattttgagatacaaggttttgtcaccccagcgacgatatatatatatcgtcgctggggtgacaagaccttgtatctcaaattttggtgaaaatgacttttttgcattagtggtcaaataatcggttaagtgatgtcctgtccaaatcccagctgtcttaccccaaaaatgaagccaccacggcatgtcaaaggaacggctatcccattcagtatagtgctttggccgccatgttttttggctctcctgaacatttttgagatacgaggtcttgtcgccccagcgacgatatatatatatatataaagacaaAAAGATCATGCTTTAAAATTGTTTGAAAGCATCGATTGTAGGATACTGGTATGTTGATCCTTCCCGAGTCCAGATCTAACATGCACACTTGTTGACTTAAATCTTTCTTTTCAAGGTTATACAAGAAACGGGACTGACATGTTCTGATTATGAggtttttgatgattttgtttcattttgtgttttgtttttgtgtttagtcttgctttgtttttttgctaGTGCTTTTCTCAGACTATACAGATGCCTTATTTCTTGGGATCACTGTGGGTTTCATATACAGGAAGCTGTCTTTACCGCAATGTCTCTATTTCTCACATACCTTGAATGACCTTCTAAGGTGTACATCATTTCTGCAGAAATCTGTAAAGTAAACCAAAGCATGATAGAAGAACTATTACTGATTTTTGTGGAGAGACAAGATGAGGTGCTCAAGCAAACTACAGCCATCTCATCAATCAAAATCCTAATACTTCAGATGATAAAGACATAAAAACTTGAAGAGTAAAGAAAATTAATAGTCGTTCTATGGCCACACACCCATATAAGTAACACATACcaatgtataactcaatataCAAACAGTACTTCCAGACATATTTCAAAcaaatgcatgcatacatacattaaaacatacatgcatacatctaTACAGATTTGTGGGtttgtatatgatattataAGAAAAAGCCAGCAAGAAATGCTCTCTTGGATTTCATAGTTTCAGCTGAGTTTTAGGATATCAGAAGTGGtggcactgtggcatagtggataataCTCCCGACCCCCAATTGGAGGACCCCAGTTTGACTCCCCGAGTTTGactcccgcccagtgcttacgtccttggacaagatattTTGCCTACAGTGTCCCTCTCGactcaggtgtataaatgggtacctggcagcgttagggtaataataatggcaggaccctctggcagaacagtggcaacactgaagaggctaccctggataaaaaaaacacaacaaaacaaaacaaaccctcATACGTTTTATCACTGGTCATGAGCGTAAGTCGATGAACACTGAAATCAAGAATAAAATTGTTTATTACTTTTTCTATAAAACTAGTATGAAGCTAGTCTACTCTGACTTTGCTGAGATGCTTACCGGGTTCCATAGTATGACTAATTTGTCCACAGCTCTGCGGAGAAAacggaggggaaaaaaattaatgtGCAGAGATTATACAACCCCTGGGAATTTTCTCATGTAACTCATTAGCAAACATcgaatcacattaaaaaaaaaaaaaaaatcaatgaatttcAAGTAAATATTGCCCGACAAGTTGCCTGTCTTCAATTTTATCAAACAGGTGTAAACTTATCTAAGCCCTGCTGTTTTGAATGGTTGGGGTATCTTGTGTGATTGCAAGGCATTATTATCTATGAGCAATCTTTTTTCTTCCGTTGGTTTTAATTCAAGGCAGTCAATGACTTAATATGTATTCACTTGGCTTCAAACTGGGTATGAAGGTATGAATTGCATCTTCTTGCTTAAAGTCTCTATCTTTCTTTATATATGTaactatatatctatttatctatccatctatctatctcttagTTCCAAACTGCAGTTTGCGTTTATCCCCGCATTCACATTAGACCCGTGTTTCACATTAGACCCCGTGTTGAGAGGACAGTCACCAGacatcttatctttttttacgactgaccgtccACACTGCTATCTGGACTGTCCCTGAGCTGTGGGGCAATTGGGacttggagcgagctctgccacttaGAACCATCCATTGGGCAcgcgcacatttgatgaataCAGCTGGATGCTATGAATATATTGTGCCCCAAGGTAACTCTACCCTCCAAATCTTGGCCCCGGACTCGACTTGCTTCGAGGGGATGAGGGGACAATTCCCAGTGGGCGTTCACATTATggcttttgaggagaaagttcCAGAGTGTGGGACTTATCCCCGCATTGCGGGGATTAATGTGAACGCAGGGTATGTGACTGCTACTagatatcaatgaaaatgagCTTTGTTTTTAATACTTCAACCACACCCATCTCAACTTTTCCACATGGCAGATCTTACCCTGATGCTAGTAAGTGCCCATCTGCAGAGAAGGCTACTGATTGGACAGTTGCTGAATGACCCGTCAAGTCACACCGCAGCTTGGTGGaacacactgaaaaaaaaaaaaaaataataataatcacagaCATCAAAGTTGAGTCACTCTACATCATCCCGGAAAATTTGGGAGTGCAGATCATGAATGAAAGGGGACAGCACAATATCCCTAACATTCTTGCAATTATCAGTATGATATGTATCACTTTCATAATTCACACTAACAATCTTGCCAGTATTGGTACCGTGAATGATTAtataacaatgaaataaacactTTTGAAGGCACTCTTATACCTAAAGAGGAATTTCACATATCTTTATACTTCAAGGCTAGAATAACACCTTGATCAAAAGAAATATCCTATGCATTCAATGAATGATTagcacaaaatgtacaattgttTGTATTAGAgtcttattcattttattgcGAATCggaacatatataaatataaatatttaaACAACAGTCCTTTAACtttgtgatttattttgtggaatcttaaaaaaaattaaGCACATaatatctgcccccccccccccccccccccccacggaagaaagcagtaactgcataactgctgagctgagataaatgcgattttgtgttttttgcagattctttaaaaacacagaaacattcaaaaataattttgtggtatgattatgcaccatacctagttgtctattaaacaatacctaggaaaaaattatgtttccgttattttttaaatgttatttaggaaaatgcagttactgtggtggctcacccttgattctgggtagtttccccacggaaaaaagcagtaactgcagacggccaggagtctgctgttttccccatggaaaaaagcagtaactgcacatgtcacatgaccataggaggagaattgttaccaccaccaggttataaagttcttctactttctggttagtctagatctataagatctaggacctatcgctagacctagactaggtcttgtcgattgaatggcattctgtgtaaaaataaggtagacacctatgtaccctaattgaactttggagtgcccggcctggcccctgacacatcatgacatgaccctggactaaacaataaagtcaagtctcttcgtcttactcttagatcctagtcgaactctgacgttacacttaagctagactacagatctatgcccaatgttagtgctagacctaggtctattacgttagattaggcctactgacattttgtctaacactaaacagttaacaatagattagaatctagatctactctgtaacgttagatctggtagacctattttaaactttagggcctacatctaacattagactaatgttagtgcattaatactagtgctcatctcccttcaatacattttcagctcacctagattttctggttctggccaaagccatggctaccatgacttttcctctgcaattcatgatagatttacaggcatgcctggaccgcagaaactgtgtgacagcatggttagcactggcatgatcactcagactgtaccagacctgcaatactgtgcatgcaTGGCCATGGATgagtgtgatgtgatgcaatgtttagctagttactgtatgctgcagaatttatgcgcatacatgcagctgctgcacgcgtattctgcactctgagcgcgctgagtctgccaggtttgctagtctccagaaagaagctttttctacaacttgtcatatgattccctgcgggcagagtcaagttactggtgaaacaatctttttatatctactctcctaaattatgggagaaactgctgtttacattgtttaaaaaaaaattagtagaaaaaataaatggtattagggaaaaaaatatgcaggaaggactatacagagtctgaatgataaagactaaattgttagttactgctttcttccgtgggctttgttagttactgcttttttccgtggggaaacttgcaaagttgagtcaactggatgcagttactgctttttgcaaaagtgaaaaattgtatttttggtcactttcatttttctttttgcaaaactgacctattaacattggaaaGCATttggtaaactattcatttttgcaaaaaagtagacattcataaaaatgtcagttactgcttttttccgtggggggcaGATATACCAAGTAATACTGGGATATCAATGCTGGAAACAGCCCAGTGTATTTTCAAAGACTTTGCTGCTAATGTTTCTGGCTCTACCAAGTAGTCAATCACATCACCACGAAACATTGTTGCAATTGGTCAAGCACCTACCAGGCGCTGTGTCCAGATCCCAGAGTCTGACCAAATTGTCTCCACATGTTGCCAACATGAAGTAGGTCCGGAGCCCAAGAGCCTCTCTCATTGCTGGGTCTATTCAGATAAAAACATGACAACGACTTGAAGTGTAATACAAAACTGTCAAAGCAATTCAGAAATTAGCAACTGTAACATTGAATCCTGAACACCTGGTACATAGGGATTTAAATTCaaactctaaccttatcactaaccagtatttaactaggggggggggggggaggggggtaatttacctctgggggtaattgccctgatatgtTGCACATGTGTGTGCTCATTTGTAATGACTTATCAGGTTAGCATGAATTCAGATGAAGACTACTGATactaaacaaaaacataatattcTGACTACTGGTGTCTCATTCCCCTCTGCATATTAATCATAACATTGTTCAACAGAACTGTAGTGATTTTCATGTTTGAgcacacaaaatgtaaacagaatcttctcaaaaaacaaaagaagagagagtaAATTATCttactcagaaaaaaaaagtgtcctgtatacatgtatgttcttcTCTGGGTGACTTTATTTTTGGTGATTATTCTTTAACTACCGGGTGTCCACATAATTTACAACATTAGGAATATACCACTTTTTATGGTCAAGACTTACTTGCTGAAGCAAAGGTGGGTGAAATCGCTAGACCAGAAATTGCAAGGTCATGGCAGTCTGGGTCATAGTAAAGACATTTGCCCTGGCCATGAAGGGCGTCCCATATGCGCAGGTCGCCAGAGGTTGACCCCGAGATCACATGCGCACCGTTGGGGGTGAACGCACAAGCCATGATCACGTTGTCATGACCGACCATTTTTCTACAGACGGACACAAGGTACAGACAAAAAGAATCACACTTACTTAAATTTTGAATGATTGGTTCTGACACCGCTACCCTCCAGCTCCTCTAGTGAGTGTGCAGTCTTTATTCATGGTGAAAGCATGCACAGAGTAAATTTTGtttgcaaagaaaaacaacaatgaagtaACTAATTATGACATattacaactgaaaaaaagacagagaacaCTCCTGGCATTGCAAAGTATCAGTTCGTAGAAAGACTCATTCAGTGTAAGCGTACAATGCAATGCATCCAACAACCAGGGGCAGTCCAATGACATTCAGTTGAAGTAGGAAAATTAGTTGTTTTTTGAGAAACTTTCTAAAGTTTCTCATATCAGGATAGggtcagtattttttttttctgtagataaAATGTTCACTGATCACTGCAAATATTACTTGTGTGTCATAAGAAGAGCAAACGTAATAGTTTTGACTTGGTCTTTGCGGTCATTGCATAATCCACCAAGAGTTATCACTGTATTAAAAGTGCATACAAGTATGTGTACAATATGAGTATGGCAAGCTTCAATGATGCATATTTGTGCAATGTATCCTATGCGGCTATGCAGATCGCTGTTTTTCCGAGCAGATGCTGACTATATTCTAATGTCGCTATTTTGGCAGTGTACTCACAAATGTTGAGCATGAGAGAGTATTATCTGATGACTATTacataactacaatgtattcagTGTCTGGGCCCTTTCGCAACTGGGACATTATAGATGACTATAATTGTTTAGGACACAAGTGCTGTGAAACGCttaaaaaacaacgacaaaatatccaaaacaagcTAACTATAACAACCAAAACAGACATAAAATCTGCAGAAATGTATCATAGCAATTCAGTTTCCCAGGGGCCTGATATCAAGTCAGTCAATCATCCATTTCCGTTCGATTGCATGTGAGAGCAAGAGCATGCCTTCGACACATGGATGGGTAGAACCATCCGAGTGAATGCCGTGATACACCTGATGAAGTCAGTGCACGCAAAACCTCACCTGATGCACGTCTTTTTACTGAGGTCCCAGAGACACAGCATATTGTCCGCCCCACCGCTGACGAGGAACTGGGAGTCTGGGGAGAAGGCGCACACTCTGACGATGGGTTTGTTCTCATGCTCAAACACAACCAGCGTCTCACCACTGGTGGTGTCCCAGACGATCACTTTCCCGTCAGTTGAGCATGATGCAAGCTTGGTCCCAAAGGAACTGAGAGTGGTATATGGCATGACATCAATATTACTATACTGTATACAAGGgtcactttttttgtgtgtgtgaggtgACTGATAATCACAGAAGTAAGAACTCCGAGAAATATTGCCTCCTGTAAAGTAATACCAATGCGCGCTGATTATTGCCTCCATGGTTCAAAACCAGATCTGAAAAGGGGTAATACTTCCTATTCCTTCACTGTGGTACTcgatcatgaatttaaccactcccAAAATAGCCTCATAAGCCCCAATTTGCGAAATGTATGACATATACAGGACTCCGATGGAATCGATGGTAAATATTCTTCAGAACAGATCAAGTTAGGCATGTCCTGAGATGTTTTCAGCAGTCTACTCATTGATTCATCAACACAAAGTATCAGCCTTATTCCCTCCTTGGTCTTCTTGGGAAAACCTGACACACAGAGTTACTTAACACTTCCGTCTAAAGACTCAATAAAGTATTGATGCTGATTActttacatcataaacaatgTAAAGAATTGCATGCTACATATCATGcacaaggagatatcactcAGTGCAGCATGAATGgaatacagtaaacctcggataagtcgacgtcgagtgagtcgaaaatcacttaactcgaagcaaaataaaaagtcccgatttttccctatgtattttctccaagaaatatttggataagccGAAGGAGGAGAGTCGAAGTAAAACATTCAgtcccttttgtacaaaatacacgtagtttacatcacttgagccgaagaagatttgtctggcattctcaATATATTtagaggagaacaaaaaaatcggCATGTCGCAGAACCCGCCCCGTCCCTGGCCTGCTGCAGGTAAGCATGCACACTCACCGTACCGCTCTGCACGCATGTCgaatatgtacacatgtatatacatgtatacacacagcacatcgatccatatactttatccatacacacagcacatccatactttatccatgtcaagccagaactccttggtcaaccaatcgctgcatgctttaatattttagtgacaggccaagtgggcagagcttgtttgtgcgtgcccggctggctgtatagttttgttcaGTGGAGGTGGGATGGGCCTGGGAGAGTGTTTGTCTCAGGGTAGGTTGACAGAGATGGCTACTTAAATGTTgcaccatagacatagcacatgcacattgccacattagcgcagacattctcagaactacgtttaactactagtattgatacaaattccatgttcaattcagaacaaaataagaacattatcttcaagaacagacaaatttgaatgcaaactcacatatgcacacacgcacgcacacacacacacatgcatgcatgcaaatgtactataatacatgtacataactgtgagtcgaaaaaaattagactctcgcgagagtcaaATTTCACTTAAATCGACGCATTTTTGCcagtcccgagagcttcgactcatgcgaggtttactgtaccTCTGTCATGATGAACAGATCAATTAAATTGTCTCTAGTCCACTCTTGGTTCATCAGCAATTAATTTATTGTTctaataaattgaaattaaacataaCAATGATGGCATAGAATTCACTGCATTGGTGAAGTAAATGCCACAATGACAAAATACTCTACAGGTGCTCTGATTACTGATTTATGTTTTGAATGGCCGAACAGAAAATTTTGCCTTCAAAACAAACCTCATTTTTAATCAGTAATGCCATTTTTCACAAGTAAACAGTACTTACCTGAAGGTGCACCAGTGCACATAGTAAGAGTGGCCCAGGAGAGGTGAGAATGATAGTTCTTCAAAGGTCTGAGAATTCCAAAGTCTCACTGACTTATCACCTGAGCAGGTGGCAAGGAGACTAGCAGAGAATGCACAACAATTCACATCCTTGGAGTGTGAAGACAGCGTATGAACAAGGGTCGCCATGACAATGGGAACTTAAAGCAGAGATGATATCTGGTTAGCTGCAAGGATCCTCGAGGCAGGGTATGCATTACCCGACAGGGGgcttcttccttttttgttttctccagAGATTTCCGTCAAATCACGACGATAGCtgtgagataaagagaaacTCCAAGAATCAAGAACACGTCTATTTTGCTTGCTGAGGGAGGTCATCATAATTGTCATagttttttaatcataattgtATTTGTATGATCCTTCATTCAGTCTTATTCTGGTGCTAGGAAGAATCAAACTGTCAAATACAGGAGGAATTTTGCAgtaaatttttttcttcatgtcatAACCAAATTGCCACACTGCATACACAATACAACCAAACCTATCTCGCACAATTAAAGACGAATTATGGTAAACGAGCCCTCACGTACCAAGGAGCGAAACCATGGAATGAACTTTGATTATCCAGAGTCTGCACCACCTGTATCAACTGCATCATTTAAATGCCATTTGAATAGTGACTCTGCTTTGGTGAATCAATTAGCATATCTAAAATAATATTCTacacaaaatattgattcacCAAATGAAATTTTCTATTGGTTATGACTCGCCTCTTTTCTCACGTTTCTTTAGCTGCCCCTTCTTTTCctgattgtttttctttaagtGTATgattgagggtttttttttcccccgcagTTTCTAGTACTAAGCCCCCTACTCgcatcatattttgattttagtattcaaaattaatgtatattgtattcatttcttctgtgtgtgtgtgtgtgtgtgtgtgtgtgtgtatttaacccgttgaacacggtttgattttgctacaacattacatacattttctacaGACACCTGCCTGGCCTGACTAGTATACTCAGagctcgggactcatcctcaatgggttaagttcTTGTTTTCAGTGAAACAATGCTGAATGAACGTatcataatttgtttgttttttgtttgtttgtttttgtacagcAAGGCCAAAGAGGAAAGACCCCTTTGAGATGAAAATTTGCCTAGCGCCTTACTATGGCTGAGTGATAGAGCAATCCTTTCCATGACTTATGAGTGGAGAATAAAGGCagcaaataaattaataaattaaaaaaaaatactggaaCTTAGTGGAAGGGCATTAAACTAGGGGTAATaaactcatttttctttttaatctaaCTTTTTTTTGGTTAGACACTGTTGTCACTGGGAAGAAATTCAGGCCGAAATTCattgagaaagaaagaggaagaggtaCTCTGGGCAGTACTTTCAATAATCACTCAAAAATTTAACATCGCGTCTAGTTTGCACCAATACAAATGCACATCACAGTCACGTCCAACACTCAACAGTAAAAAGCTTGCAGAACAAACGTCATGTGAGCAGCTGATCGTTCCACGGTCCCACGTACTCAATGCCATGTTGGTAAAGAAGGCGCCACTTAGGTTACATACAGCATTAGCAGTAGGGTCCTAAGTACTCCTAGCATCCAAGGCAATGGCAATGCAGTGTACATCACTAGCCACAGTCCCAGTTCTCGCTCAGGTTTGGAAAAAAGGGCGAGAGCTGATGATTGCTACATTCTACAGCATCATAACCAAGCTAGACCTAcaacatttggggaaaaaaaagattatcatgCGTTTGGCAGCCATGTGTTTTTGTACTTACGGAACAGTAAATCGAAGAATCATTCACGAGCACGATCCTCCCTCTGGCCTGAGGTATACCGAGTACGAGTAATCACTGTGCGCGTACCGCGCGCACCGTACATCATCATCCACAGCATGCAGTGTGCCAGTCTGTGATACTACCCATGACGTGCGTGA
The DNA window shown above is from Diadema setosum chromosome 14, eeDiaSeto1, whole genome shotgun sequence and carries:
- the LOC140237750 gene encoding WD repeat, SAM and U-box domain-containing protein 1-like, whose amino-acid sequence is MATLVHTLSSHSKDVNCCAFSASLLATCSGDKSVRLWNSQTFEELSFSPLLGHSYYVHWCTFSSFGTKLASCSTDGKVIVWDTTSGETLVVFEHENKPIVRVCAFSPDSQFLVSGGADNMLCLWDLSKKTCIRKMVGHDNVIMACAFTPNGAHVISGSTSGDLRIWDALHGQGKCLYYDPDCHDLAISGLAISPTFASANPAMREALGLRTYFMLATCGDNLVRLWDLDTAPVCSTKLRCDLTGHSATVQSVAFSADGHLLASGAVDKLVILWNPISAEMMYTLEGHSRYVTSVSFSPDNLYLASGSHHKVYVWRLGFQQPVLPSSENTPPQGSPAVGDASSPEKETNPTLAHNVISEWTVDAVCEWLSSIGLEEYCDGFRDNQIDGEELQNLTSDTLSRDLGVKALGHRQKILRGVQAVREKGFFSGSQGPVPDDQVPDEYLCPISREIMKDPVIAADGYTYERSAIESWLRGSRNTSPMTNAPLSHTNLTPNRSLKMIIARIYDL